Below is a window of Virgibacillus sp. NKC19-3 DNA.
ATTGGAACCGTTAATATCGCAATGACAAATTCCCGGATTGATCGACCACGTGAAATTCTTGCAATAAATATTCCTACAAATGGGCTCCAACTCATCCACCAACCCCAATAATACAGGGTCCAAGACTGCATCCACTCATTTTTTTGATCGTTTAATGGAGCGACATCTAAACTATTGAATAATAATGTATTTAAATAATCACCTGTCGCACTTGGTATCATATTGAGAATAAGTAGCGTTGGACCTAGAATTAAGATAGCAACAAACAATAGACCTGCTAATATCATATTTAAATTACTTAAATACTGAATACCCTTGCTTAAGCCACTCCAAGCACTATACAAGAACAGCACTGTAACTACAGCGATGATAATGCCTTGAACCAGCTGATTATTAGGGATATTGAAAAGATAGTTCAATCCCCCATTGATCTGCATGGCTCCTACCCCTAAAGAAACAGCCACACCAATAATGGTTGCAAATACGGATAACACATCAACAACAGAACCAATAGGGCCATCTACTCTATCTCCCAGAATAGGTCGTAATGTTTTAGACAGTAAACCAACTTCGTCCTTTCGAAACTGCGAATAAGCCAACGCAAGTGCTACAATACCGTATACAGCCCATGGATGGAATCCATAATGCAGAAACGTTGATCGCATTGCTTCAGCCAAGGCAGCTTTTGTTTCAGGATCAGCAGTAGGCGGAGCCAGATAATGGGAGATTGGTTCAGATGTACCATAGAACACTAAGCCAATCCCCATACCAGCACTAAACAACATGGCTAACCATGATATTGTTTTAAATTCAGGTTTGTCTTTTGGTTTACCCAGTTTGAGTTTACCAATGGGGCTAAAACCTAAAAATATACAAAAGAATAAAATTAAAGTAAACACCGTCATATAGTACCAACCAAAGGTATCTGTGACCCATGTGCCAATAGCACCTGAAGTTTGACCAAATTGATCAGGGAATACGGCGCCTAGAAGGACTAGTGCCCCAACAATGATTGTGGCGTAAGTGAATACATTGGAAAAATGTTTTTTCTTTGTTTTCATAATGAAGTTTCATCCTATCGTATTTGTTTGATTATATATGTTTTCCATAATAACACAACAAAAGACTTCGTAAACATTCTTATTGTCTCTCGGTTGGAAAAATAAGCCTGTGTTTAATCGAAAAGGCCTGTATGTAAAGCACTTGAGAACGAATGTCGAATGTTTGGAATTCTATGAGGAATAGATAATCATCTATATATGAAAAATAGATAGAGAAACACATCTAATACTATTAGATGTGCTCCTTCCCTCTATTAC
It encodes the following:
- a CDS encoding BCCT family transporter, coding for MKTKKKHFSNVFTYATIIVGALVLLGAVFPDQFGQTSGAIGTWVTDTFGWYYMTVFTLILFFCIFLGFSPIGKLKLGKPKDKPEFKTISWLAMLFSAGMGIGLVFYGTSEPISHYLAPPTADPETKAALAEAMRSTFLHYGFHPWAVYGIVALALAYSQFRKDEVGLLSKTLRPILGDRVDGPIGSVVDVLSVFATIIGVAVSLGVGAMQINGGLNYLFNIPNNQLVQGIIIAVVTVLFLYSAWSGLSKGIQYLSNLNMILAGLLFVAILILGPTLLILNMIPSATGDYLNTLLFNSLDVAPLNDQKNEWMQSWTLYYWGWWMSWSPFVGIFIARISRGRSIREFVIAILTVPIVVSIIWFSTFGLTGIDVGQNTPAIFDMPPETQLFGIFNELPIGIILSFLTLALIASFFITSADSATFVLGMQTAFGNLSPANFVKVVWGLGLSAIAYVLLLAGGETGLDALQSAAIISALPFSVVVILMAVAFYKDANRERKYLGLTLTPNKKRMKEYMEKSMMRKKMEKAGERDG